In Nicotiana tabacum cultivar K326 chromosome 19, ASM71507v2, whole genome shotgun sequence, one DNA window encodes the following:
- the LOC107807022 gene encoding mitotic checkpoint protein BUB3.1 yields the protein MTAVPQSAGRELASPPKDGISNLRFSNHSDHLLVSSWDKTVRLYDASANALRGEFMHGGPVLDCCFHDDSSGFSASADNTVRRLVFNYGREDILGRHDAPVRCIEYSYATGQVITGSWDKTLKCWDPRGASGQERTLVGTYTQPERVYSLSLVGNRLVVATAGRHVNVYDLRNMSQPEQRRESSLKYQTRCVRCYPNGTGYALSSVEGRVAMEFFDLSEAGQSKKYAFKCHRKTEAGRDIVYPVNAIAFHPIYGTFATGGCDGYVNVWDGNNKKRLYQYPKYPSSIAALSFSRDGRLLAVASSYTFEEGEKPHEPDAIIVRSVNEVEVKPKPKVLPNPTS from the exons ATGACGGCGGTGCCGCAGTCTGCCGGAAGAGAGCTCGCAAGCCCACCCAAGGACGGCATATCCAACCTCCGATTCTCCAATCACAGTGATCACCTTCTTGTTTCGTCTTGGGATAAG ACGGTTCGTTTGTACGATGCAAGTGCGAATGCGTTGAGAGGAGAGTTCATGCACGGAGGTCCAGTTCTCGATTGTTGCTTCCACGATGATTCTTCTGGATTCAGTGCTAGTGCTGATAATACCGTTAGAAG GCTTGTGTTCAACTATGGAAGAGAGGATATCTTGGGAAGGCATGACGCACCAGTTCGCTGCATTGAATACTCATATGCAACCG GACAAGTGATAACTGGCAGCTGGGACAAAACCTTGAAATGCTGGGATCCCAGAGGTGCAAGTGGACAGGAACGTACTCTTGTTGGAACGTATACACAACCAGAGCGTGTTTACTCTCTTTCCCTTGTTGGGAACCGTTTAGTAGTAGCAACTGCTGGAAGACATGTGAATGTCTATGACTTGCGGAACATGTCTCAACCTGAACAACGGAGGGAATCTTCCTTGAAATATCAAACTAGATGTGTGCGATGTTATCCCAACGGAACAG GCTATGCTCTAAGTTCTGTTGAAGGTCGGGTTGCCATGGAATTTTTTGATCTCTCTGAGGCCGGTCAGTCCAAGAA ATATGCATTTAAATGTCACCGGAAAACTGAAGCTGGAAGGGACATAGTCTACCCTGTAAATGCAATTGCGTTTCACCCTAT CTATGGTACTTTCGCCACTGGGGGTTGTGATGGTTATGTTAATGTCTGGGATGGTAATAACAAAAAGAGGCTATATCAG TACCCTAAATATCCTTCAAGCATTGCAGCATTGTCATTTAGCAGAGATGGTAGACTCCTGGCTGTAGCATCAAGTTATACATTTGAAGAGGGAGAAAAGCC CCATGAGCCAGATGCCATAATTGTCCGCAGCGTAAATGAAGTTGAAGTGAAGCCAAAGCCAAAGGTTTTGCCGAATCCTACCTCATGA